The DNA window TGACCGTCACGGATGCGAAGAACCAGATGACCACCTTTGCCTACGATAGCCGGAACCGGCTCCTCAGCACCACCGATCCCCTTGGCAAGATCGAGCGGTATACCTATGACGGGAACGACAATCTGCTCACGCGAATCACGCCCAAGAACGAGACCATCAGCTTCGCCTACGATGCCGTGAACCAATTGCTCAGTAAGACCCTGCCGGGCAGCCAGGTGACGAGCTACCTCTATGATCTCGCCGGCAACTTGACCAACGTGACCGATCCGGATAGCGTACTGGCCATGACCTACGACCTGGCCAATCGGTTGCTCAACGTCACCACCGCCGGTTCGCCCCATCAACCGACGGTCTCCCTCGGCTATGCCTATGATGCGAACGGCAATCGGCTGACCCTGGCCGACGGGATCAAGACAACCAGCTATCACTATGACGGGCTGAATCGCTTGACCGGATTGGGCGATGGCGTAACCCTGCCGCCGCCGACGGCGAGCTTGGTAGCCTGGTGGACAGGCGATGGCACGGCGGCCGATGCCCAAGGGACCAACTCCGGGATCTTGCGCAACGGGATGGCGTCGCGGCCGGCTTGGCCGGACAGGCCTTTCAGTTCGACGGGGTGGACGACGAGATCGGCTTCACCAGCACGGTGGGTCGATTCGGGTTTCAGGCCACGGTGGATCTGTGGATCAAGACCACCTCGACGCGCCGCGAGACCATCATGAGCGACCGGCTGACCTGTACCGTCACGTCTCCGGCCAACGCGGCCTCCTGGGAGCTGCAGCTCCAACCGAACGGCACGGCCAGCGTTGCCGTGGCCGGACCGGACGCGGGGGCGGGGACGACGTTGGTGAGCGTCAGCGTGGCGACGACGCAGCGGGTCAATGATGGGCAATGGCATCGGCTCGGGGTGGTCCGCAATGGCACCGAACTCCGGCTCTATCGCGACGGCCAGCTGGAAGGCTTTTGGAATTTTCTCAACGGGCCGCCGCTCTTGACGAGCCTGCCGGCGGGCGGCCTGCGCATCGGCACCGGCGGCTGTGGTACCAACCCATTCACCGGTCAGCTCGATGAGATCACCATGGCGGATCGGGCCTGGACGGTGGCCGAGCTCCAAGCGCCCCGGACGCAAGAGCAGCCCGTGGCAAGTTATGTCTATGACGCGCTCTCGCGCCGGATCGCCACGACCCTGTCGAATGGGACGCAGACGACCTACAGCTATGATCCGGCTTCACAGGTCACCCAGATCCTGCATCAGCTCACCGCCAGCAGCAGCCAGATCAATAAAGCCGATTACCTGTACAACGGCGTGGGGAATCGAACGAGTCTGACGGACAGAAGAGGCCCGCAGACCTTCGGCTACGATCCGCTGGATCGGTTGACGAGTGCCAGCCATCCGCTCCTCGCGACGCCGCAGAGCTTCGCGTACGATCCGGTGGGCAATCGCACGACGAACAACAGCACCGTCAACGCGGGGAACCAGCTCACGGCGGATGCGACGCATGCGTATCAGTACGACGACAATGGGAACCTCACGCGGAAAACCCTGCTCGCCACCGGCAACTACACGCAGTACACGTATGATGCCGAGAATCGGTTGACCAAGGTGGAAGACTTCGCCGCAGGGAATGCCACGCCCGCGTTCACGAGCACGTATCGGTATGACGGATTAGGCCGACGTATCGAGAAAATCGCCAATGGCCAGACGAAGCGGTATATCTACGATGGGGACGATATTCTGCTGGAGTACGACGGCAGTAACGTGTTGCAAGCCCGTTACAACCACGGCCCAGGCATCGATGAGCCGATTGCGGTCACGAAAGCAGGGAGCACGTTCTTCTATCATCAGGATGCGTTGGGTTCAGTCACGGATTTGACTGACAGTGCCGGAGTAACAGCCAAGAGCTACGCCTATGATGCGTATGGGAATATCTTAGATAGCCCGGGCACCGTGGAGCAGCCCTTCACGTACACGGGCCGGGAGTTCGATGCGGAAAGTGGGTTGTATTACTACAGAGCGAGAAACTACGATCCAATGACAGGACGGTTCTTGCAAGCAGATCCATTCGGAATTGCTGCCGGTGTGAACCTGTATTCTTATGTGAACAATGATCCTCTGAATCTCATCGACCCTAGCGGTCTATCGCCTGTTGGATGGATTGTGAAGCTGGGGGACAAGTGCATGAAGAAAGTAAAGGCATTATTCTCCGATGAGGAGATGCGTCAGGCCCGCAAACAAGGAGAAAACGTTTTGGTCAATGGCACCCGGCAGAAAGCACATCAGGTTGAAAACGGTGCAAGTAATGGTAGCACCATC is part of the Nitrospira sp. ND1 genome and encodes:
- a CDS encoding RHS repeat-associated core domain-containing protein — its product is MSDRLTCTVTSPANAASWELQLQPNGTASVAVAGPDAGAGTTLVSVSVATTQRVNDGQWHRLGVVRNGTELRLYRDGQLEGFWNFLNGPPLLTSLPAGGLRIGTGGCGTNPFTGQLDEITMADRAWTVAELQAPRTQEQPVASYVYDALSRRIATTLSNGTQTTYSYDPASQVTQILHQLTASSSQINKADYLYNGVGNRTSLTDRRGPQTFGYDPLDRLTSASHPLLATPQSFAYDPVGNRTTNNSTVNAGNQLTADATHAYQYDDNGNLTRKTLLATGNYTQYTYDAENRLTKVEDFAAGNATPAFTSTYRYDGLGRRIEKIANGQTKRYIYDGDDILLEYDGSNVLQARYNHGPGIDEPIAVTKAGSTFFYHQDALGSVTDLTDSAGVTAKSYAYDAYGNILDSPGTVEQPFTYTGREFDAESGLYYYRARNYDPMTGRFLQADPFGIAAGVNLYSYVNNDPLNLIDPSGLSPVGWIVKLGDKCMKKVKALFSDEEMRQARKQGENVLVNGTRQKAHQVENGASNGSTIVKHSGHDFGGGARGRPHFQTPGRSGHTFWSGAAAAIGSLIDPFDASATAGREDDMIIPACDKCEVED